A region from the Bradyrhizobium erythrophlei genome encodes:
- a CDS encoding glycerol-3-phosphate dehydrogenase, with translation MADYDLAIIGGGLNGVSIARDAAGRGLRVILLEQGDLGSAASAASPRLVHGDIAVLERRRLRRVRAQLAERDIWLKIAPHLVRPMRFAIPAHSDERPPWLLRAGLWLYDRLASRSGLPGAATVDVTHHPLGNALKRPFGTAFEYSDCVVDDSRLVIANAVDAAERGADIRTGARCVRADRLEVWRLAVIDRGRRRVITSRALANASGAWAASVAETVLRLPPPRAGAMQISQIVVRRLFETDNVYVFQNSDRRLIFASPYERDFTLIGTVGHAFKGDPAAVSMAAADVAYLCDAANRYFRERVEPSDVIRTISGANLAMDPASRRAARDGAMRFEARRGRAPLLTIFGGDVTTARLRAERAVSKLTPFYPMSPRWTAMTPLPGGDFAWAHFEAEVDRARERWRFLDEAEAQRLVGAYGTRLAEVLGEAKDRADLGPWFGPQLTGAEVRYLMAKEWARFADDVLWRRTKLGLTLKPEERDALAGFMTKAG, from the coding sequence ATGGCGGACTACGATCTTGCGATCATCGGCGGTGGGCTGAACGGCGTCAGCATTGCGCGCGACGCCGCCGGACGCGGCCTGCGGGTGATCCTGCTGGAACAGGGCGATCTCGGTTCCGCCGCATCCGCGGCCTCGCCGCGACTTGTTCATGGCGATATCGCGGTGCTGGAACGCAGGCGGTTGCGCCGCGTGCGCGCGCAACTGGCGGAGCGCGACATCTGGCTCAAGATCGCGCCGCATCTGGTGCGGCCGATGCGGTTCGCGATCCCCGCCCATTCCGACGAGCGTCCGCCGTGGCTGCTGCGCGCCGGGCTTTGGCTGTACGATCGGCTTGCCTCGCGGAGCGGCCTGCCAGGTGCGGCGACCGTCGACGTCACCCATCATCCGCTCGGCAACGCGCTGAAGCGGCCGTTCGGCACCGCATTCGAATATTCCGACTGCGTGGTGGACGATTCGCGACTGGTGATCGCGAATGCCGTCGACGCCGCCGAACGGGGCGCCGACATCCGCACCGGCGCGCGCTGCGTCCGTGCCGACCGGCTCGAGGTCTGGCGGCTGGCGGTGATCGATCGCGGCCGACGCCGGGTGATCACGTCGCGGGCGCTGGCCAACGCCTCGGGCGCCTGGGCCGCGTCGGTCGCGGAAACCGTTCTGCGGCTGCCGCCGCCGCGCGCCGGCGCCATGCAGATCAGCCAGATCGTGGTCCGGCGGCTGTTCGAGACCGACAACGTCTATGTTTTCCAGAACAGCGACCGCCGGCTGATCTTCGCCAGCCCCTATGAGCGCGACTTCACGTTGATCGGCACCGTCGGGCACGCGTTCAAGGGCGATCCGGCCGCGGTGTCGATGGCGGCGGCCGACGTCGCCTATCTCTGTGACGCCGCCAACCGGTATTTTCGCGAGCGGGTCGAACCATCCGATGTGATCAGGACGATCTCCGGTGCCAATCTGGCGATGGACCCCGCCAGCAGGCGCGCCGCGCGGGACGGCGCCATGAGGTTCGAGGCGCGCCGCGGCCGGGCGCCGCTGCTGACGATCTTCGGCGGCGATGTCACCACCGCGCGGTTGCGTGCCGAACGCGCGGTCTCGAAGTTGACGCCATTCTATCCGATGTCGCCGCGCTGGACCGCAATGACGCCGTTGCCGGGCGGCGATTTCGCATGGGCGCACTTCGAGGCCGAGGTCGATCGCGCCCGGGAGCGCTGGCGGTTCCTGGACGAAGCCGAGGCGCAGCGTCTGGTCGGTGCTTATGGCACCCGCCTTGCGGAGGTGCTCGGTGAGGCCAAGGACCGCGCCGATCTCGGCCCGTGGTTCGGGCCGCAACTGACGGGCGCGGAAGTACGCTATCTCATGGCGAAGGAATGGGCACGGTTTGCCGACGACGTTCTCTGGCGGCGGACGAAGCTCGGTTTGACCCTGAAGCCAGAGGAGCGCGACGCGTTGGCGGGCTTCATGACGAAGGCGGGTTGA